The following proteins are co-located in the Gemmatimonadota bacterium genome:
- a CDS encoding RNA polymerase sigma factor: protein MVRRPSTSKSPSPRRRRGRRGAFERLYRRHVAKIHTLVRRMAGDDLADDLTQDVFIRAWQKLPTFRAESAFSTWLHRLAVNVVLSRHRSGQSERKWIQDDELALGQAAGHSPHPAVAMDLESAIGRLPDGSRQVFILHDVEGWTHEEIADRLGLVVGTSKSQLSRARAALRRMLDGH, encoded by the coding sequence CTGGTTCGCCGGCCCTCGACATCGAAGTCTCCCTCGCCAAGGCGGCGGCGGGGGCGACGAGGGGCGTTCGAGCGGCTGTACCGCCGGCATGTGGCCAAGATCCACACGCTGGTGCGCCGGATGGCCGGGGACGACCTGGCCGATGACCTGACCCAGGACGTCTTTATCCGGGCGTGGCAGAAGCTGCCGACCTTTCGGGCCGAGAGCGCTTTCTCGACCTGGCTGCATCGTCTGGCAGTGAACGTGGTGCTTTCGCGGCACCGCAGTGGGCAGAGCGAGCGGAAGTGGATCCAGGATGACGAGCTTGCCCTCGGGCAGGCCGCAGGCCACTCGCCCCACCCGGCGGTCGCAATGGACCTCGAGTCGGCGATCGGTCGACTCCCCGATGGCTCACGCCAGGTGTTCATCCTCCACGACGTGGAAGGATGGACGCACGAAGAAATCGCCGACCGGCTCGGGCTGGTGGTCGGCACGTCGAAGTCGCAGTTGTCGCGCGCGCGCGCCGCGCTTCGGAGGATGCTCGATGGTCACTAA